The following proteins come from a genomic window of Prionailurus viverrinus isolate Anna chromosome D1, UM_Priviv_1.0, whole genome shotgun sequence:
- the RCE1 gene encoding CAAX prenyl protease 2 isoform X3, giving the protein MAALGGDGLRLLSVSRPERQPESAALGGPGPGLCCWVSVFSCLSLACSYVGSLYVWKSELPRDHPAVIKRRFTSVLVVSSLSPLCVLLWRELTGIQPGTSLLTLMGFRLEGIFPAALLPLLLTMILFLGPLMQLSMDCPCDLADGLKVVLAPRSWARCLTDMRWLRNQVIAPLTEELVFRACMLPMLAPCTGLGPAVFTCPLFFGVAHFHHIFEQLRFRQSSVGSIFLSAGHLIGPVLCHSFCNYMGFPAVCAALEHPQRRPLLAGYALGVGLFLLLLQPLTDPKLYGSLPLCVLLERAGDSEGPLCS; this is encoded by the exons ATGGCGGCGCTGGGCGGGGATGGGCTGCGCCTGCTGTCGGTGTCGCGGCCGGAGCGGCAGCCCGAGTCAGCAGCTCTGGGCGGCCCGGGCCCTGGGCTGTGCTGCTGGGTGTCTGTGTTCTCCTGTCTTAGCCTCGCCTGCTCCTACGTGGGCAGCCTCTACGTCTGGAAGAGCGAGCTGCCCAG GGACCACCCTGCAGTCATCAAGCGGCGTTTCACCAGTGTGTTGGTGGTGTCCAGCCTCTCGCCTCTGTGCGTGCTACTCTGGAGAGAACTCACAGGCATCCAG CCAGGCACATCCCTGCTCACCCTGATGGGCTTCAGGCTGGAGGGTATTTTCCCAGCAGCACTGCTGCCCCTGCTGCTGACCATG ATCCTTTTCCTGGGCCCACTGATGCAGCTCTCTATGGATTGCCCATGTGACCTGGCAGATGGTTTGAAGGTTGTCTTAG CTCCTCGCTCCTGGGCCCGCTGCCTCACGGATATGCGTTGGTTGCGGAATCAAGTGATTGCGCCCCTGACAGAAGAACTGGTGTTCCGGGCCTGTATGCTGCCTATGTTAGCACCATGCACGGGCCTGGGCCCTGCGGTGTTCACCTGCCCACTCTTCTTTGGAGTTG CCCATTTTCACCACATTTTTGAGCAGCTTCGATTCCGCCAGAGCAGTGTGGGGAGCATCTTCTTGTCTGCAG GACACCTGATTGGGCCGGTTCTTTGCCACTCCTTCTGCAATTACATGGGCTTTCCTGCCGTTTGCGCAGCCCTGGAACATCCGCAGAGGCGGCCCCTGCTGGCAGGCTATGCCCTGGGTGTAGGactcttcctgcttctgctccAGCCCCTCACGGACCCCAAGCTCTACGGCAGCCTTCCCCTTTGTGTGCTTTTGGAACGGGCAGGAGACTCAGAGGGTCCCTTGTGCTCCTGA
- the RCE1 gene encoding CAAX prenyl protease 2 isoform X2, with protein MAALGGDGLRLLSVSRPERQPESAALGGPGPGLCCWVSVFSCLSLACSYVGSLYVWKSELPRDHPAVIKRRFTSVLVVSSLSPLCVLLWRELTGIQPGTSLLTLMGFRLEGIFPAALLPLLLTMILFLGPLMQLSMDCPCDLADGLKVVLAPRSWARCLTDMRWLRNQVIAPLTEELVFRACMLPMLAPCTGLGPAVFTCPLFFGVAHFHHIFEQLRFRQSSVGSIFLSAAFQFSYTAVFGAYTAFLFIRTGHLIGPVLCHSFCNYMGFPAVCAALEHPQRRPLLAGYALGVGLFLLLLQPLTDPKLYGSLPLCVLLERAGDSEGPLCS; from the exons ATGGCGGCGCTGGGCGGGGATGGGCTGCGCCTGCTGTCGGTGTCGCGGCCGGAGCGGCAGCCCGAGTCAGCAGCTCTGGGCGGCCCGGGCCCTGGGCTGTGCTGCTGGGTGTCTGTGTTCTCCTGTCTTAGCCTCGCCTGCTCCTACGTGGGCAGCCTCTACGTCTGGAAGAGCGAGCTGCCCAG GGACCACCCTGCAGTCATCAAGCGGCGTTTCACCAGTGTGTTGGTGGTGTCCAGCCTCTCGCCTCTGTGCGTGCTACTCTGGAGAGAACTCACAGGCATCCAG CCAGGCACATCCCTGCTCACCCTGATGGGCTTCAGGCTGGAGGGTATTTTCCCAGCAGCACTGCTGCCCCTGCTGCTGACCATG ATCCTTTTCCTGGGCCCACTGATGCAGCTCTCTATGGATTGCCCATGTGACCTGGCAGATGGTTTGAAGGTTGTCTTAG CTCCTCGCTCCTGGGCCCGCTGCCTCACGGATATGCGTTGGTTGCGGAATCAAGTGATTGCGCCCCTGACAGAAGAACTGGTGTTCCGGGCCTGTATGCTGCCTATGTTAGCACCATGCACGGGCCTGGGCCCTGCGGTGTTCACCTGCCCACTCTTCTTTGGAGTTG CCCATTTTCACCACATTTTTGAGCAGCTTCGATTCCGCCAGAGCAGTGTGGGGAGCATCTTCTTGTCTGCAG CGTTCCAGTTCTCCTACACAGCTGTCTTCGGCGCCTACACTGCTTTCCTCTTCATCCGCACAG GACACCTGATTGGGCCGGTTCTTTGCCACTCCTTCTGCAATTACATGGGCTTTCCTGCCGTTTGCGCAGCCCTGGAACATCCGCAGAGGCGGCCCCTGCTGGCAGGCTATGCCCTGGGTGTAGGactcttcctgcttctgctccAGCCCCTCACGGACCCCAAGCTCTACGGCAGCCTTCCCCTTTGTGTGCTTTTGGAACGGGCAGGAGACTCAGAGGGTCCCTTGTGCTCCTGA